A window of the Brassica napus cultivar Da-Ae chromosome A2, Da-Ae, whole genome shotgun sequence genome harbors these coding sequences:
- the LOC106409923 gene encoding uncharacterized protein LOC106409923, whose product MGKIRDYLQGESSLSVGIRSSSTLAELWDTDHWVLPPARSEKQVQIYSCLSSLQITPYADAMVWSPEASPESVYSTRKTYDLLRVKEPTVLWHKEVWFGGEIPKHKVRTWLMVLNRCPTRDRMLQWGLQTDSHCLLCNSYPESRSHLFFECAFSWEIWTNILRRCAFSPRRNWDATLLDVQAYRGTKHTRKLLLLAWQGTIYFIWSERNNRIHRNNFRSSHSIISEIDCTIRRKLASFRLANPALSSPLLEIWFSNQ is encoded by the exons atgGG aaaaatcagggaTTACTTGCAAGGAGAATCTAGCTTGTCAGTTGGAATCCGATCTTCATCGACGTTGGCTGAGCTATGGGACACTGATCATTGGGTCTTGCCTCCAGCAAGATCAGAGAAGCAAGTCCAAATCTACTCTTGCCTCTCATCACTACAGATCACGCCTTATGCTGATGCAATGGTCTGGTCACCTGAGGCAAGCCCAGAGAGCGTCTACTCAACTCGAAAGACGTATGATCTCTTGCGCGTTAAGGAACCAACAGTCCTCTGGCACAAAGAAGTCTGGTTTGGGGGAGAAATTCCCAAACACAAAGTCAGAACTTGGTTGATGGTGCTAAACCGCTGCCCTACCCGGGATCGTATGCTCCAGTGGGGACTTCAAACAGACAGCCACTGCCTCCTATGCAACTCCTACCCTGAATCACGATCACACCTATTCTTTGAATGTGCATTCTCATGGGAGATTTGGACCAATATCTTACGTCGCTGTGCCTTCTCACCGAGACGAAACTGGGATGCAACACTATTGGATGTCCAAGCTTATAGGGGTACTAAGCATACTCGAAAACTTCTCCTTCTAGCATGGCAAGGAACGATCTACTTCATCTGGTCGGAGAGAAACAACAGAATTCACAGGAACAATTTCCGTTCTTCCCACTCAATCATCTCTGAGATTGATTGCACTATCAGGAGAAAGCTTGCCTCCTTTAGGCTAGCAAACCCAGCTCTATCATCCCCCCTTCTGGAAATCTGGTTCTCAAATCAGTAA
- the LOC106420245 gene encoding VQ motif-containing protein 8, chloroplastic has protein sequence MIPTRCHELSGSRPPSLKLTGESHSIKKTTSFNVFKQSRRHGRAAPVVIYAHSPKVIHTRAENFMALVQRLTGLEGIRRRNPNDVNESSLSVLTTEEASVGTDDTSWERHQQRKNLVDIPLYTPSSMALFGSPTQRL, from the coding sequence ATGATTCCTACAAGATGCCATGAGCTCAGCGGCTCTCGTCCTCCGTCGCTTAAACTCACAGGAGAATCCCATTCCATCAAGAAAACGACTTCGTTCAACGTCTTCAAACAGTCACGGCGACATGGACGTGCAGCTCCCGTAGTCATCTACGCGCACTCTCCAAAGGTGATCCACACGCGTGCTGAAAACTTTATGGCCTTGGTTCAGCGGCTCACGGGTCTCGAAGGGATTAGAAGGCGTAACCCTAACGACGTCAACGAATCATCGTTGTCTGTGTTAACCACGGAAGAGGCCAGTGTCGGTACTGATGACACAAGTTGGGAGAGACATCAACAAAGGAAAAACCTAGTTGATATTCCATTGTATACGCCGAGCTCGATGGCCTTGTTTGGTTCTCCAACTCAACGTCTTTAA